One region of Gammaproteobacteria bacterium genomic DNA includes:
- a CDS encoding XrtA-associated ATPase, with translation MYDSHYGYSEIPFRLSPDPSFYFGSKGHNRALAYLRYGLTQKEGFIVVTGTPGTGKTTIARTLLQEVGSERIVVSELNTTHLQADDVLRMVAASYGLEHENTSKASLLKRLEQFFLAKFRAGYHCLLMIDEAQNLPFESIEELRMLSNFYQGNNALVQIFLLGQEQFRDMLYMPKYEQLRQRVVAATHLEPLSARDTRDYIMHRLTRVGWTGENPAFTKRAFAHIYALTQGIPRRVNTFCDRLLLFGSLEGIDVVDENAVQNVAKELMYEGTGKKPEDAPTEAMKFQFVDDDDDDVVDDIEDDQELDLPVKQIVEQTVTKNSPPEKVEATTKETKVAVEREQEKEVDIVRPSLTLVSNNSSAQPKREELPSIQPKTLPSEHEWVAFLREVVQLNQTRNMELLFEHAHKPVSPHLRNLLELTSGQRQIPGHLHHLFGKTDQRELKRAIRFYVQETLLNSSADYYRRLGLPSRVDEASVKIHYQHLFKLFQPDSNIDAEQWDRRHTQRINQAYATLRDPHKRIAYDQFLEDLQLQANQDVSQQSAFVDSVDVEEPDSNMEVATTDPQIEYDSGESKKSGSGLIWALLVFLMAAGGGGFWFYTTTMSDNSSASHIASLADSDKPIRSGGINREAITEESNTQETAPAHVEEPVYEAKSSVSESIRQTQPEISVEKESVGKKTPVLTDQSTRLSTSNKRRDEAVTPTPVVVEKVTPKKVTKEPVERKPPKTTKESQVAESGLDTEAKTKVAQISSNGDQKKNIVETKAPIPNKKELNEMLQKFSLVYETGDIDAFMEMFVDEAYTNDQENKEGIRKDYQALFANTIMRTIDITNVSWLIKDDKARGKGDFVVTVKQKGNTQQRVVGTISIGFVKKQDKLFLTDMLHTYNLNN, from the coding sequence GTGTACGACTCTCATTACGGATATTCCGAGATTCCATTCCGGCTGAGTCCGGACCCTTCTTTTTATTTTGGAAGTAAGGGACATAACCGCGCGCTGGCGTATTTGCGTTATGGTCTTACACAAAAAGAGGGGTTTATCGTCGTTACCGGTACCCCTGGCACCGGGAAAACCACTATCGCGCGGACACTGTTACAGGAAGTTGGCAGTGAGCGTATCGTTGTTTCAGAGCTCAACACAACTCACCTTCAGGCTGACGATGTTTTACGTATGGTGGCAGCCTCTTATGGGCTTGAACATGAAAACACTTCCAAGGCCAGTCTTCTAAAGCGCCTGGAGCAATTCTTTCTGGCCAAGTTTCGCGCCGGATATCACTGTTTGTTGATGATTGATGAGGCACAGAACCTGCCATTTGAATCGATCGAAGAATTGCGCATGCTCTCGAACTTCTATCAGGGCAACAACGCGCTAGTGCAGATATTCCTGCTTGGGCAAGAACAGTTTCGAGATATGTTATACATGCCCAAGTATGAGCAGTTGAGACAGCGGGTAGTCGCAGCCACACATTTAGAGCCACTTAGCGCACGCGACACGAGAGACTACATCATGCACCGCCTGACCAGAGTGGGTTGGACGGGGGAAAATCCTGCTTTTACCAAACGTGCCTTTGCGCATATCTACGCCTTAACTCAGGGTATTCCCAGACGTGTTAACACCTTCTGTGACAGATTGTTGTTGTTTGGATCATTGGAAGGTATCGATGTCGTTGATGAGAACGCGGTACAGAATGTTGCTAAGGAATTAATGTATGAGGGTACTGGTAAGAAACCCGAGGATGCTCCGACCGAAGCGATGAAATTTCAGTTCGTCGACGATGACGATGATGACGTCGTCGACGATATCGAAGACGATCAGGAATTAGATTTACCCGTAAAACAGATAGTGGAGCAAACTGTCACAAAAAATTCGCCTCCAGAAAAAGTGGAAGCGACCACAAAAGAAACAAAGGTAGCTGTTGAGCGCGAACAGGAGAAGGAAGTCGATATTGTCCGGCCAAGCCTGACGCTGGTTTCCAATAATAGTTCTGCCCAGCCAAAACGCGAAGAATTGCCCTCAATACAACCGAAAACTTTACCATCAGAACATGAGTGGGTTGCTTTTTTACGTGAAGTTGTTCAGTTAAATCAAACACGTAATATGGAACTGCTTTTTGAGCATGCTCATAAACCGGTTTCTCCTCATTTGCGCAATCTGCTGGAATTGACTAGTGGACAGCGACAAATACCAGGACATCTGCATCATTTGTTCGGAAAGACAGATCAACGTGAACTCAAGAGAGCGATACGATTTTATGTCCAAGAGACCTTGCTGAATAGTTCGGCAGATTATTACCGACGATTGGGGTTGCCCAGCAGAGTCGATGAAGCATCGGTTAAGATTCACTACCAACATTTATTTAAGTTATTCCAGCCGGACAGCAATATCGACGCGGAACAATGGGACAGGCGACACACTCAGCGAATAAATCAAGCCTATGCGACCTTGCGTGATCCGCATAAGCGAATTGCATATGATCAGTTTCTTGAAGACCTTCAGTTACAGGCTAATCAAGATGTATCTCAACAGTCGGCCTTTGTTGATAGTGTTGACGTTGAAGAACCAGACTCAAACATGGAAGTTGCGACAACTGATCCACAAATTGAATACGACTCTGGCGAGAGCAAAAAATCAGGGTCTGGCCTCATTTGGGCATTGTTGGTCTTTCTTATGGCGGCGGGAGGCGGTGGTTTCTGGTTTTATACGACCACTATGTCTGATAATTCGTCGGCCAGTCACATTGCGTCCTTGGCTGATTCAGACAAACCTATTCGATCGGGTGGAATCAATCGAGAAGCCATAACCGAAGAATCAAATACCCAAGAAACTGCTCCCGCTCATGTTGAAGAGCCAGTGTACGAGGCTAAAAGCAGTGTGAGCGAATCTATCAGACAGACCCAGCCAGAGATATCGGTAGAAAAGGAGTCGGTTGGCAAGAAAACACCAGTGTTAACAGATCAAAGCACACGCTTATCGACGTCCAACAAGCGAAGAGATGAAGCGGTGACGCCGACGCCAGTTGTAGTTGAGAAAGTTACGCCTAAGAAAGTAACAAAGGAACCGGTTGAGCGAAAACCACCCAAAACAACTAAAGAAAGTCAGGTTGCAGAGAGCGGCCTGGATACAGAAGCTAAGACAAAAGTCGCTCAGATTTCCTCAAATGGAGATCAGAAGAAGAATATCGTCGAAACGAAAGCTCCTATTCCTAACAAGAAGGAGTTAAATGAGATGTTGCAGAAATTCTCACTGGTCTATGAAACCGGTGATATTGATGCCTTTATGGAAATGTTTGTCGACGAAGCATATACAAATGATCAGGAAAACAAAGAAGGTATACGCAAAGATTATCAGGCGCTATTTGCGAATACGATAATGCGTACCATTGATATCACTAACGTAAGTTGGTTAATCAAGGATGATAAGGCTCGTGGTAAAGGTGACTTCGTTGTCACTGTAAAGCAAAAGGGCAATACTCAGCAACGCGTTGTTGGCACAATTTCAATTGGTTTCGTGAAGAAGCAAGATAAACTGTTTCTCACCGATATGTTGCATACCTATAATTTGAATAACTAA